DNA from Kluyveromyces marxianus DMKU3-1042 DNA, complete genome, chromosome 8:
TTTCCACTTGGTAAGTGTACAAATCATTGTAGAATACCGACCTCAAgctttcttctgtttcttcaaagtcgTATACACCACCGAAAAGAACACCTCTCCCTTTATGATACACCATGGAACAACCAACTCTTGGTGACGGTTGAGGtccttgtttctttcttctctccCATCTGATCGCACCCAAATCAGACTTCATCTTTAAGTGCCAGCAATCAGAAAGAATCTTACCCTTTTGCAGACCCTTGCCCGCCTTCACCTTCGTGTAACCACCCCATAAAACAGCACCCTCTGCTGTGGGTATTAGCGAGTGTCCTGAACGTGCGTCTGGAACCGGGTGGGTCGGAGGGAACTCGATTTGTTTCCATTTGTAGTTCGTGATGTCAAAAACCCACAAATCGTTTAGATATGTAGTAGACGTTCCGAGATCTCTAAACCCACCATGcaaaatgatgaaattcTTCCATACGGTCATTCTGTGACCAGAACGGGCACTAGGCCCGTTCTTCTGCTCGATCTTAGTCCATTCTCTCGTAGAACACTCGAATAACCACGAGTCCGAGTAATGGTAAAAGGTATTCTGTTTGGGCGATGAGAACTCACCACCATGAATCAACGCTACACCACTGGGATGTGCTGCACAAGCGGCAGATGAACGAGGCATGGGCGAATTCTGCGACGTCACACGTTTCCACGCATCAGTATCCAATGAATAAATAAACATATCGTTATGGAAATGAGTCGTACCAGTCTCTGCACTTGTCGATTCACCTCCAAACATCATTAATTCACGCTTCCCCTGGGTAGGATTGACAAAAATACATGGGTTCACCCGTTGGCCTGGTCTATCCACATTTTCTACATTTATACGTTCAAAGTTCTCCTGCTCCCGCTTGAAGTTCGCCAACATTTCCTCAACATCGAggtcatcttcttcatcatcttgaGAGAGCttcttggccttctttttatcCTTAACAGCAGCCTTTTCTAGcgcttttttttgcttGGCTTCGGCACGAGCCTTCTTGGACTCCttatctttcttcttggccaTTTATAAGGGGGTAATTAGCGCTTGGTGGTTTGTTTTGAAGCCTTCTTTTTATGTTCAATGAGCTGATGATGTCTGTAAATGGTTAGTGAAGAGTTTCGAacaagtttttttttttttttaatgctactactacttcATGtaagaacttcttcttcttcctgatgagatgagatgagatgagatgagctgaACAATTAAATTACTTATTCTCTATATCTGGTGCCCACATATGCGAGAGAGCGTTTATTTACTTTAGTAATTCTGCCACTCTAGAAGACAATTCGACAGCATTTTCTGTTGTGTCTGCTTCGGCGTAAATTCTAACGGCATCCTCTGTACCACTGGCTCTGACAAAAGATCTACCTTGGGGATATTGGGCCACAATGGCGTCGATCTTTGCCTGTAGGCCCTCTGGAGAGACCAATTGTCTTTCTGCGTTTGTACTAACAAACACGGATCTGTCTGGGACGATTGCTTTGGTCAATCTGTTGGGCAAGTCTTGGTACCAGGAGTCCCATTGTTCTGGGGTCAATTTCATGATGCACAACGCGGCAATGACGGCTAGCATGTCAGAAATGGCATCACCGACGGTCTGGTTAATCAATTGACTGAACAATTGTAGGGATTTGAGGGCCTTTATTTGGGATTCAGACTTTTCTTGGGTGGTAGCTAGGGATTCTTCCACCAAGGAGTGGAATTTGGGCGAGAAGACTGCAGTACCGTGGCCGTTGGCTTCGAAGTAGATTCCGATGTCGTACTTCGAGACAGCCTCGTGGTGCAAGTGCTTGACACCTGTCTTGGTGCAGGATACTGGGATTTGTAGCGTTTCTTGGATGTACTTTGTGGAAGAGCCGTTTGCGTAGGCGGTTTGGACGACACCCACCGATAGCGCCGCCGTTAGCTGGGCATCCTGTAGCAACTTGGCTAGCAATTTGGCTAGTAGGATAGCTATCTTGTCACCGTCGAGCAAGTGGAACTTTTTTTCAGCAGAGGAGTCGCAGTAGTAGAACACAACACGGTCTGCGTCCCCATCGAACGAGCAGTACAATTGGCCTGGTTCTGGCGTGCAATTGGCCGGGAAGAACTGGTTTGTCTTGACGAAATCGGCACCACAGGACTCGTTCAACAGTTCAGGCTTGTCTGTTTGGCCATTGGTGGTGGAGAGTGATTTTTGTAGGAGCGGTTTAGCCAATTGGATCAACTGTTGCGCTTTTTCCGCACCGACCCCATTGGCACAATCGATGGTCAAGTGGAAGGGCAACGACTCCAAGTGGTACAATTCGGCTAGTTGGTCCCACTTCGAAAGGAAGTAGGAGTAATACTGGGACTCGTCGACACTACTACCTGGCTCCTCGGAGTTCAAGATGTGGGTGAGGAAGTGCAATTGCGGCGTGGTCAACAGGCCGAAATCGACAACGTTGGTGTTAGCAAACACCGAGATACCTGCTTTCAAGGCCGCCAGCAAACGGGGGCCAGATTCACGGGAATCACGGGCAACCACTACGTTAGCCCGCTCGTCAGTAGCCAAGTCGATgtccaacttcttggcGATCGAATGCAAAGTCGATTCGAATTCTTGGAAACTGGTGGCAGCTGCATTTGCCAATTGCGTAGCAATTGGCTCCCAATCCTGGACGAGCATTTCGCCATGGGGTTCCACGATCTTGACACCATTATCCTGTGGCGGATTATGGGATGCAGTGATCATGACACCGACGTATTGCGACTTTAAGTAGAGGGATCTGAGCACAACGACAATACCTGTGGAGAACATAACTGTGTCTAGCACGGAATTGTGCATTCTAAAGCCGGACGTCCCATAGCTGTATTTGTTGCCCTGTGAGCAATGCTTGTTGTAGAGTTCTTGGAGTGACATGGTGGGTGGGTGGGTGACTCGTTTTCGCTTGTCGATTTGCGTTCAAACTGTTGATGAATTGTTGCAGTTTCTATAATATAGTACCTTTATATGatgtaaaatatatatatatataagtgAAAAGCATTTCAAACTGGAAACTGGGGAATAGCCAGGGCCAGGGTAGACAGGAGAGACAAGGAGCCTAGGAGACAAGTGCGAGCAGAATATTTGGGATCGATGGCACCGCCAACCAAGATCCTGGGCCACGACGTCCAGCAACGGATGCTCGAGCGGTCGCAGGAGTGCGCACTAAAGTCGTTGACGCAAAACGAATGCGCATTCAACGGCCACGAGTACATGTGTGTGCCGTTCAAGAGACTGTTCCAACAGTGTGTGATGCGCGACGGACGACGCCTGAACATCGAGGTGACAGACGAGGCCACGAACGGGCGGTAGGGACATCATTATTGGGGTATTAAAGTATATATCCTACAGTCACTGGAACTGAATATATTGCCAGCCAGGGTCCAGCCGGGGCCCCGGCTGGACCCGATTCCACTGACACTGGCTACACATACCATATAGACACGCATATAGGAGTACCTGAGTACATGAGTACCTGAGTACCTGAGTACATACCGCTCTAATCAAGACCACGATGAGATGGGGGGGCCATAAGACAtttgtgtcacgtgattagattcttcttaccatatattacccggatattACAAACCATCACTCTCCACGAACGAGCAGATGCTGGCCAGCGCCAGCCCGTCCGTCTGTCGGTCTGTCTGTATATACAAGGAGaaaaggtttcttcatccaagtCACAAGAAGCCCAGTCACAAGAAGCCaaggagaacaacagtaaatacttacttatatagtgaatccaacaattcaatgaccaattaattaatccaacagcttcaagtcaaaaaaaTGCCCTCCAACAAcattattactactaaCATCCCTTCTAAGGTCCCTACTACCgatactgaggaatatccagtccaacGCCCAACACATACacattgtttctttctacCAAGGTCCTCTCCCCACATACTACAGAGGCCTCCATGTAAAAGAGGGTAACCCTCGGGTAACCCTCAGCTGTATCCACCCACGTGACAGAATGTTACCCCGCCACGCGAGTGGAGAGAATTCCAAAACTCCGAAATCGGAGTCGGAGCGAAGAAATTTTCGCTCGCGCTCGAATCTCGCGCAGCGAGAAAGTGTGTGACACGCTATATAAGTGCTGCTCAAAGGCCGTGACATTGGATCCCACACGCGCACGGTTAAACAGTGCTACTGATCGTGCTGGAATCAACCATTGATCATTCATTATATGGTGCATTATATGGTGTGTGTGtagtatattatatatatatatatatatatatgttagTGTTTGCCTTGACTTGACTTGCCTTATTTGTTGTACTTCCCGGTGTCCGAGTTTGGTTGGATATTATTTTGAACAAGAGTTTCCTAAACGAAAAGTTTAAGACCCCAGTATAAGTAGAAATTAGTTTTAGAGTATTAATTGTCTATTTGGTTGGGACTAAATTGGTTTAGATTTTGatttagtagtagtagcaaTAAGGGAATTTTAATTtaaacagaagaagcaatATGTTGAGAAGCAGTGTTCTAGGTCGTACATTGTTGAACAGACAATCAGTCAGAATGGTTTCATACAGAGTTGAGACAGATGCATTTGGTGAAATCAAGGTGCCAGCAGACAAGTACTGGGGTGCTCAAACCCAACGTTCTTTCCAGAACTTCAAGATTGGTGGTGCACGTGAGAAGATGCCAGAGCCAATTGTGAAGGCATTTGgtgttttgaagaagtcaGCAGCTATTGTGAACGAGAACTTGGGTACTTTGGACCCAGCAGTTGCTGAGCCTATCAAGAAGGCAGCAGATGAGGTTGCCCAGGGTAAGTTGATGGACCATTTCCCATTGGTTGTGTTCCAGACTGGGTCTGGTACGCAGTCCAACATGAATGCGAACGAAGTCATCTCTAACAGAGCCATTGAGCTGATTGGTGGTGAGTTGGGATCGAAGCAAATCCATCCAAACAACCACTGTAACCAAGCACAGTCCAGTAATGACACTTTCCCATCTGTGATGCACATTGCAGCAGTCACTGAGATCACCAGACACTTGTTGCCTGAGTTGGTTGCTCTTAAGGAtgctttgaagaagaagtccGACGAGTTCCAACACATTGTCAAGATTGGTAGAACCCACTTGCAAGACGCTACCCCATTGACCTTGGGTCAAGAGTTCAGCGGGTACGTGCAACAAGTGGAGAACGGTATCATCCGTGTGGAACAGAGCTTGCACCACTTGAAGTTCTTGGCTCAAGGTGGTACTGCTGTTGGTACCGGTTTGAACACCAAGGTTGGTTTTGCGGAGAAGATTGCCGAGCAAGTTTCCAAGGAGACCGGCATTGACTTCAAGACTGCTCCAAACAAGTTTGAAGCGTTGGCCGCCCACGATGCGATTGTCGAGGCCTCTGGTGCTTTGAACACCTTGGCTGTTTCCTTGTTCAAGATCGCTAACGATATCAGATACTTGGGTTCTGGTCCTCGTTGTGGTTACGGTGAGTTGAGCTTGCCAGAAAACGAGCCAGGTTCCAGTATCATGCCTGGTAAGGTTAACCCAACGCAAAACGAGGCCTTGACGCAAGTGTGTGTGCAAGTCATGGGTAACCACGCTGCCATCACTTTTGCCGGTGCCTCCGGTCAATTCGAATTGAACGTCTTCAAGCCAGTGATGATCTCTAACTTGTTGAGCTCCATCAGACTATTGGGTGACGCTTCCAACTCGTTCAGAATCCACTGTGTTGAAGGTATCCAAGCCAACGAGGACAGAATCTCCAAGTTGCTACACGAGTCCTTGATGTTGGTCACTGCTTTGAACCCAAAGATTGGTTACGATGCTGCTTCCAAGGTCGCCAAGAACGCTCACAAGAAGGGTATTACTTTGAAGGAGTCTGCTTTGGAATTGGGTGTTTTGTCCAGTGAGGAATTCGACGAATGGGTCATCCCAGAAAAGATGATTGGTCCAAAGGAGTAGGATATGTCTGCTTctgatattattttttcctttgatAACGAATATGACTATTTAACGAAAGAACCAAGAGGGAACAGAGGgatgtgtttgtttgttttttgtttgttttttgtaAATGAAACGCATCTTGTAAGGAGAGTGCACTGTGATCTCTTCAATTCGTGTATGTAAgtaactaactaactaactaactagTCCTGTAGTCTCCTCTAATCCCACGCGCATATAATATTCTACTCtctactaccactaccactactaAACAAgagttttgaagaagaagaaaaaaaaaaaggtgaAAAAAGAGCCAAAAAATAATGGTTGCGAAGAGATTCGAACTCTTGCATCTTACGATACCTGAGTGTTCCCAATTTTCATTGGTTAAGATTAGATATCTTGAATCAGGCGCCTTAGACCGCTCGGCCACACAACCGTATTTGATGTTGAAACGATTCTGCGATTTCACCATACCTCACTCCATACCCCACACCCAATGTCTCATGGCCGTACTATACTATTACTCTATTACATTTGCAAATGACGTCGACGTGGACGTCCTCGTCTACAACGACATCCCCGCTGGCACCGGTGCTGCCGTTTCACTATGACACATTTGCAAAAAGTCTTTACACTGCCAACTAGCCTAGACACCACACCACACACCCGTTCTAAACTTAGCCTGACTTAACTTAACTTCACTTATCTCTGGACAATCAGGGACACAGCGGAAAGAAAGCTCTCTGTGCGTTCGTCTTCGTGATagtccgggtaacactaATAAATACCGCCCGGGTAACCACTTTTAGGGAGTCAAAAACATACTACcggttctttttttttttttttgtttcttctttcaatacTTACTGATAGTGAGCaagataaaacaaaatagtAGGGAGAAAATCAAGGGGTGAAAAATAAAGTGAGGTTAGGGAGAAAAAATGGGGGGGAGGATGGGGGCGAGGGTGCTATCGCTGGCGCGCTTGAAAATAAGGCAGTATATAAGGACAGCGGCAAAGGTTTTGGATATTTCTACCTTTTTGCCACCAGTTATTATATAGTAGATTAGTTAGTTATTGCGtgttattttgtttttaggAGCCCCAGAACGAGCTAGCCCTCCTGGTTACACTATAGAATAAAAAGAGTGTTTTTCCGTGTCATTTTAGATACTGTAACCGCTGAGCTTCCTCGAAAATTAGaatataataacaatactatactatactatactgCTAGCagtagaagaaaaactttgagtttcttcttctttaaactGTCGCTCTAACTGTCTCTTTTATCTGGTAtaaaagaaggaaagagttcaaaaattcaaaaactgaACGAAAGTGAAGTGAATTAAACTTAACTAAATTAGAATTAGTTGGGATATACATAACAAGGTACTAATAATAAGTGGGTGATACTTtcaggaaaagaaggtacCTCATtataattaaaaaaaaacaagtaaagaagagaagatACAATGAAGTTTGAGACTACATTATTGTCGGTTACGGCCTTATCTTCTTTGGCAGCCGCTTTGGTTATTCCTGAGTTTAGAGAAGACAAAGGTGTTGAAAAGAGTGAAACATCCAAGTCTAAGAGCAAGGGAATTTCTGGTTACGTCAAGAgcgagaagaagaagcctTGTGGCCATGCTAATTCGTTAGGCAGTGTTAGGGATACTCCTGAGCAACAAGAAGTTGCACCCCTATCTGTCAATGGAGACATCTCCACTAGGGTTCCACACAAGTACATAATTGTGTTCAAGAAGGATGTCAGTGCTGACGAAGTGGACTTCCACAAGGAATTGGTTTCCTTGGAACATGCAAAGGCGTTGGGTTCTCTCTCTCAAGATGACCCATTCTTCTCTGCCACTGCTGGTAAGACGAACGAATACGGTATCAAGGCCCACTCTTTGGAAGGTGGTATTCAAGATGCTTTCAAGATTGCGGACTCTTTGTCTGGTTACATTGGGTACTTCCCAGAGAAGGTCATTGACTTTATCAGAAGAAGTCCATTGGttgaatttgttgaagaggACTCGATGGTGTTCTCGAACAGTTTCAACACCCAAAACGGTGCTCCATGGGGTTTGGCCCGTATTTCTCACCGTGAGAAGTTGAACTTGGGTAGTTTCAACAAGTATCTGTACGACGACGATGCCGGTAAGGGTGTTACCGCATACGTGGTGGACACTGGTGTTAACGTTGACCACAAGGACTTTGGGGGCAGAGCCAAGTGGGGTAAGACCATTCCACAAGGCGACCCAGATGTCGATGGTAACGGTCACGGTACACACTGTGCTGGTACCATTGGTTCCGAGCACTATGGTGTTGCCAAGAATGCCGACATTGTTGCTGTCAAGGTGTTGAGATCCAACGGTTCCGGTACCATGTCCGATGTCGTTAAGGGTGTCGAATACGTTGCAGATGCGCACAAGAAGGCTTCTTCCAACCCAGCAAAGGGTTTCAAGGGTTCTACTGCCAACATGTCTCTTGGTGGTGGTAAGTCGCCAGCCTTGGACTTGGCTGTCAACGCTGCTGTTACTGCCGGTGTTCATTTCGCAGTTGCTGCCGGTAACGAGAACCAAGATGCATGTAACACTTCTCCAGCCGCTGCAGAAAACCCAATCACCGTTGGTGCCTCGACTCTAAGTGATGAGAGAGCATACTTCTCCAACTGGGGTAAGTGTGTCGACATCTTTGGTCCAGGTTTGAACATTTTGTCCACCTACATTGGTTCTGACACCGCTACTGCTACTTTGTCCGGTACCTCTATGGCTACTCCACACGTTGTTGGTTTGTTGACATACTTCTTGTCGTTGCAACCAACCTCGGATAGTGAATTTTTCCATGCCGCTGGCGGTATTACTCCTgctcaattgaagaagaagattgtCGACTTCTCCACTAAGAACGTATTGACCGATATCCCAGAAGACACTGTGAACTACTTGATCTACAACGGTGGTGGACAAGACCTAGACAGTTTCTGGGGCAAGAGCATGTCCGAGGAGGATTCCCCCGCCGCCTCGGCACCATCAGACTTTAGTTTGGAGAACTTGATCAACTCCTTGGACTCCAAGACTGACGCCATCTTTGAAGACGTGAGACACCTCTTGGACCAATTTAACATCatttagatgatgatgtgtGGAGTTtaagaaaacaaaagaaaaacctACTCCTCCATCTCCAAGACGCGCCCAGTGTTTTGCTTGTGTTGCTTGCTATTCATTCCATTTCCATTCCGTTTCACTAGAAGACTAGAAGAATAGAAGAAtagaatcaaaataaaataaaaaatgttAGAATTAGTAGTAGTTGTAGGGAGGGGACGAGAAAGGGCCCCCCATTCATCCTCCCCCCTTCCCTCACTataaacaataaataaacttacaaaaaaaaaatagaagagaTCATCATTATTTCAATTATAAAACCGTTAAGCCCACTCACTCACTGTCCACTGTCCACTGTCTACCCAAACTCACCATATATATCACACATATACATTACATTACTACATCACACACACTCTCTCTCCACATGCAAAGTGGACTTACCAATgtaacaaacaaacatcTTGCTTGTTTCACATACTAACACCGTTCGGACTTCCCGCTCGCCATTATATAAAACTATTACACTACTGTCCCATGCTACCAATATGCACCCTCTTTAAACATATCGCCGCAGCCAAGAACCCATTCCGTTGGGTCTTAAGTGCTGTTCCGGCCTTTTCTTTCGGCCATAGTAACTCTACAATCTCTTCGAAAATCATTCGAACGGctgaacaaaaaaagaacccCGTGTCAACgttcaatatatatacgtacTTATACCTGCATAAATATGCGTCCATTGATACACAAATACGAGACAAGGCTAACCTTATTGACCCGCAATCATTGATATATCGTTTTTCCATACACGTCTTATACTGGACTCTAACCTCTGGGCCCATACGTCACTATGTCTACTATATCGTCGGATAACTTCAATTTATCGGAACGAGGACGACTAAGATACGAGGCATTTTTGCAGCTGCAGGCTAATGAGGGAAGACAAAGGGTGCCAtcttcagaatcagaaccagaatcagaatcagaaatGGCTCGGGCTGCTCAAGACCAGGCACAAGGCCAGGCAGAAGTTCAGGTCCGAGCCCAAGCCCACGCTCAGGCTCAGGCACAAGCCCTGGCTCAGTCCCTCGCAAACAAGTTCCCTAAATCGTTGCATGCACCAGACAAGATACTGCCGAAACTTACCCAATTTACACATATTCGAGACATATTTAAGAAGAACGGAAAGCTGGTCCGTAGCGTATCGCTTCCTGGAAGAAGTGATTCGTCAAACAGCCTCTCATCACCATCTACACCTGCATCAGCATCGGCTTCGGCTTCGACCTCAGACTCAACGTTCGTATCAGCCGCTAATCTGCCAGGCACATCGTATTCTACGGATTTAGATACTACAGAAGGCACGGGCCCGCACCAGAAACGTATAGTTCGCCGAAGAACCACCCAAAGTATTCGTTGTAAGTCCTCTTCTAAAGACAAGATAGACGAAGTTGACACCAAGCAGCAACCGTCAGTTTCCTCCAAACGTCGCAAGAAAAACTCATCATCGAACCGTCGTTCTCGCTCGAGAAAAACGGCCAGCACTCCACATAACAAGCAGGCTACCCCAGAAACCAGACAAT
Protein-coding regions in this window:
- the KEL3 gene encoding Kel3p encodes the protein MAKKKDKESKKARAEAKQKKALEKAAVKDKKKAKKLSQDDEEDDLDVEEMLANFKREQENFERINVENVDRPGQRVNPCIFVNPTQGKRELMMFGGESTSAETGTTHFHNDMFIYSLDTDAWKRVTSQNSPMPRSSAACAAHPSGVALIHGGEFSSPKQNTFYHYSDSWLFECSTREWTKIEQKNGPSARSGHRMTVWKNFIILHGGFRDLGTSTTYLNDLWVFDITNYKWKQIEFPPTHPVPDARSGHSLIPTAEGAVLWGGYTKVKAGKGLQKGKILSDCWHLKMKSDLGAIRWERRKKQGPQPSPRVGCSMVYHKGRGVLFGGVYDFEETEESLRSVFYNDLYTYQVESNRWYSMSLRAQRKKAKVAQSKSSRNKDKELEDILNQILDKANLRDADDEEDTRAIEEQLNQLKIAEDRENGDVDGTDDNEDKERAAAKTYEVRNTFPHTRFNASTAVVDDTLFIFGGVVEIGEKDYPIDSFYSIDMNKLDGCKVYWENLEDVVKAEKLGEQDSDDEFDDEDDDDEDDGEEEIADRKLESEDEGEDEDEEEEEEKEEEEYEIPDPRPWLPHPKAFESLRSFYVRTGATFLEWAISSNRDSKGKHLKTKSFELCQDRWWERREQVRIEEDKLEEMGGVEDVIEKDTSKSQKRR
- the PCM1 gene encoding phosphoacetylglucosamine mutase PCM1; amino-acid sequence: MSLQELYNKHCSQGNKYSYGTSGFRMHNSVLDTVMFSTGIVVVLRSLYLKSQYVGVMITASHNPPQDNGVKIVEPHGEMLVQDWEPIATQLANAAATSFQEFESTLHSIAKKLDIDLATDERANVVVARDSRESGPRLLAALKAGISVFANTNVVDFGLLTTPQLHFLTHILNSEEPGSSVDESQYYSYFLSKWDQLAELYHLESLPFHLTIDCANGVGAEKAQQLIQLAKPLLQKSLSTTNGQTDKPELLNESCGADFVKTNQFFPANCTPEPGQLYCSFDGDADRVVFYYCDSSAEKKFHLLDGDKIAILLAKLLAKLLQDAQLTAALSVGVVQTAYANGSSTKYIQETLQIPVSCTKTGVKHLHHEAVSKYDIGIYFEANGHGTAVFSPKFHSLVEESLATTQEKSESQIKALKSLQLFSQLINQTVGDAISDMLAVIAALCIMKLTPEQWDSWYQDLPNRLTKAIVPDRSVFVSTNAERQLVSPEGLQAKIDAIVAQYPQGRSFVRASGTEDAVRIYAEADTTENAVELSSRVAELLK
- the SOM1 gene encoding Som1p, whose product is MAPPTKILGHDVQQRMLERSQECALKSLTQNECAFNGHEYMCVPFKRLFQQCVMRDGRRLNIEVTDEATNGR
- the FUM1 gene encoding fumarase FUM1, producing the protein MLRSSVLGRTLLNRQSVRMVSYRVETDAFGEIKVPADKYWGAQTQRSFQNFKIGGAREKMPEPIVKAFGVLKKSAAIVNENLGTLDPAVAEPIKKAADEVAQGKLMDHFPLVVFQTGSGTQSNMNANEVISNRAIELIGGELGSKQIHPNNHCNQAQSSNDTFPSVMHIAAVTEITRHLLPELVALKDALKKKSDEFQHIVKIGRTHLQDATPLTLGQEFSGYVQQVENGIIRVEQSLHHLKFLAQGGTAVGTGLNTKVGFAEKIAEQVSKETGIDFKTAPNKFEALAAHDAIVEASGALNTLAVSLFKIANDIRYLGSGPRCGYGELSLPENEPGSSIMPGKVNPTQNEALTQVCVQVMGNHAAITFAGASGQFELNVFKPVMISNLLSSIRLLGDASNSFRIHCVEGIQANEDRISKLLHESLMLVTALNPKIGYDAASKVAKNAHKKGITLKESALELGVLSSEEFDEWVIPEKMIGPKE
- the PRB1 gene encoding proteinase B; amino-acid sequence: MKFETTLLSVTALSSLAAALVIPEFREDKGVEKSETSKSKSKGISGYVKSEKKKPCGHANSLGSVRDTPEQQEVAPLSVNGDISTRVPHKYIIVFKKDVSADEVDFHKELVSLEHAKALGSLSQDDPFFSATAGKTNEYGIKAHSLEGGIQDAFKIADSLSGYIGYFPEKVIDFIRRSPLVEFVEEDSMVFSNSFNTQNGAPWGLARISHREKLNLGSFNKYLYDDDAGKGVTAYVVDTGVNVDHKDFGGRAKWGKTIPQGDPDVDGNGHGTHCAGTIGSEHYGVAKNADIVAVKVLRSNGSGTMSDVVKGVEYVADAHKKASSNPAKGFKGSTANMSLGGGKSPALDLAVNAAVTAGVHFAVAAGNENQDACNTSPAAAENPITVGASTLSDERAYFSNWGKCVDIFGPGLNILSTYIGSDTATATLSGTSMATPHVVGLLTYFLSLQPTSDSEFFHAAGGITPAQLKKKIVDFSTKNVLTDIPEDTVNYLIYNGGGQDLDSFWGKSMSEEDSPAASAPSDFSLENLINSLDSKTDAIFEDVRHLLDQFNII